In the genome of Coraliomargarita algicola, one region contains:
- a CDS encoding UDP-glucuronic acid decarboxylase family protein, with protein MRILITGGAGFLGSHLSKRLLHEGHEVICMDNFFTGRKRNILPLLENPAFELMRHDVIDPFKIECDQIYNLACPASPVHYQYNAIKTIKTSVMGAINCLGLAKRVGARVFQASTSEVYGDPSVHPQPEAYWGNVNPIGIRSCYDEGKRCAETLFMDYHRQNGVDVRIVRIFNTYGPNMCPDDGRVVSNFIVQALQGRDITVYGEGQQTRSFCYCDDLIEGFVRLMDQSETVGPMNIGNPGEFTILELAEKVIQMTGSSSKIIHEALPADDPKQRQPDITQAREVLGWEPQYSLDEGLQPTIAYFDQLLSEGS; from the coding sequence ATGCGTATTCTCATCACCGGTGGTGCCGGATTTCTTGGCAGTCATCTGTCCAAACGATTGCTCCATGAAGGGCACGAAGTCATTTGTATGGATAATTTCTTTACGGGGCGTAAACGCAACATTTTGCCTTTATTGGAGAATCCTGCATTTGAGCTGATGCGGCACGATGTAATTGATCCATTTAAAATTGAGTGTGATCAAATCTATAATTTGGCCTGTCCGGCTTCGCCTGTGCATTACCAGTATAACGCAATTAAGACGATTAAGACTTCGGTCATGGGAGCGATTAATTGCTTAGGCCTAGCCAAGCGCGTCGGTGCGCGTGTCTTTCAGGCGTCGACTTCTGAGGTCTATGGCGATCCTTCAGTACATCCTCAGCCTGAAGCCTATTGGGGCAATGTAAACCCGATCGGCATCCGCTCTTGTTATGATGAGGGCAAGCGTTGTGCCGAAACACTTTTTATGGACTATCATCGTCAGAATGGAGTGGATGTACGCATCGTGCGTATATTTAACACCTATGGCCCTAATATGTGTCCAGATGACGGTCGTGTCGTGTCTAATTTTATTGTGCAAGCTTTACAGGGGCGCGATATCACCGTTTACGGGGAAGGCCAGCAGACGCGTTCTTTCTGTTATTGTGACGATCTGATTGAAGGCTTCGTGCGTTTAATGGATCAGAGTGAAACGGTCGGCCCGATGAATATTGGAAATCCCGGGGAATTTACGATTCTGGAACTGGCGGAGAAAGTCATTCAGATGACGGGAAGTTCGTCCAAAATTATTCATGAAGCGTTGCCAGCGGACGATCCGAAACAGCGCCAGCCTGACATCACTCAGGCTCGTGAAGTGCTTGGTTGGGAGCCTCAGTATTCTTTGGATGAGGGGCTACAGCCGACTATCGCGTATTTTGATCAGCTACTCTCGGAAGGTTCGTGA
- the rpmG gene encoding 50S ribosomal protein L33, producing MPREHIILECTEARAEGKPVSRYMSTRDKKQQPDRVEKKKYNKFLRRHTLHREIKG from the coding sequence ATGCCCAGAGAGCACATCATCTTAGAATGCACCGAAGCCCGCGCTGAGGGGAAACCTGTATCACGCTACATGTCCACACGTGACAAGAAGCAACAGCCCGATCGTGTCGAGAAGAAGAAGTATAACAAGTTTCTTCGTCGCCACACGCTGCACCGCGAAATCAAGGGATAA
- a CDS encoding arsenate reductase family protein: MKIYTYKNCGTCKKATKWLDAHGIAYEELPIRETPPTPAELEQMLSYQAGDLRKLFNTAGGDYRELNMKEKLPTMSQSEAIELLAGRGNLVKRPFVLGDGFGLLGFKEGLWAETFA, encoded by the coding sequence ATGAAGATTTACACTTATAAAAATTGTGGTACATGTAAGAAAGCGACGAAATGGCTCGATGCACATGGCATCGCCTACGAGGAGTTGCCGATTCGCGAAACCCCACCGACACCGGCGGAGCTTGAGCAGATGCTGAGTTATCAGGCGGGCGACTTACGCAAATTGTTTAACACCGCAGGGGGCGATTATCGTGAGTTGAATATGAAGGAGAAACTGCCCACAATGTCGCAGAGCGAAGCGATCGAGTTGCTTGCCGGGCGTGGTAATTTGGTAAAGCGTCCCTTCGTGTTGGGGGATGGATTTGGATTGCTTGGGTTTAAGGAAGGGCTGTGGGCAGAGACATTCGCCTAA
- a CDS encoding MazG family protein, with product MSAIEDLIQTVAALREPETGCPWDIEQDHQSIAECLVDECCELLQTIDRLDMDHMEEELGDVLLQVVMHAQMAQEAGHFDFESVCREVNEKLIRRHPHVFGQGNLDSSEAVLVQWDQIKAAERKRGPVQSGKFKDLPNQLPALMYAKDVYQQIQKQELPAEDVIDQAAIDAKAASIEEASLGKQLFEIAAACRAKGIDPESALRRYAQHVVDTLEQR from the coding sequence ATGAGTGCGATAGAAGATTTAATACAAACCGTAGCCGCTTTAAGGGAACCTGAAACCGGATGTCCTTGGGATATTGAGCAAGATCACCAATCCATTGCGGAGTGTCTGGTCGATGAGTGCTGCGAACTGCTGCAGACGATTGACCGTCTGGATATGGATCACATGGAAGAGGAGTTGGGCGATGTCTTGCTTCAAGTAGTGATGCACGCACAGATGGCGCAAGAAGCGGGGCACTTCGACTTCGAGAGTGTGTGTCGTGAGGTGAATGAGAAGCTCATCCGTCGTCATCCACATGTCTTCGGTCAGGGAAATCTCGATTCCTCGGAGGCCGTTCTGGTTCAATGGGATCAGATCAAAGCCGCCGAGCGTAAGCGAGGGCCTGTGCAATCGGGTAAATTTAAGGACCTGCCCAATCAACTGCCTGCTTTGATGTATGCCAAAGATGTCTATCAGCAGATCCAGAAACAGGAACTGCCAGCGGAGGACGTGATCGATCAGGCGGCGATCGATGCCAAGGCAGCAAGCATCGAAGAGGCGAGCTTGGGCAAGCAGCTCTTTGAAATCGCGGCCGCATGCCGTGCTAAGGGGATCGACCCGGAGTCGGCACTACGTCGCTATGCACAACACGTCGTCGATACTTTGGAGCAGCGTTAG
- a CDS encoding M48 family metallopeptidase has protein sequence MEFLSASGRRVPVEVCRRKGTRHLRLRLGHQNQVVASVPWHISDRGVAKFIATQRDWIDAQLAKVPKVSTLSDWLERHPQMSASGDVFQIRIESSTRAKADYCFDGGASVLVLRLPVAEECALLALTRRFAKDALVCRVAYQAKRLDLEYSGLSVRDQSSRWGSCSSRRGISLNWRLVLLRPELQDYVILHELAHLSEMNHGPRFWALLDSYDPQRVTHEAALDAIGSELMRVGRCCK, from the coding sequence ATGGAGTTTTTAAGCGCCAGTGGACGCCGTGTGCCTGTGGAGGTGTGTCGGCGCAAAGGCACCCGCCATTTGCGCTTGCGACTGGGCCATCAGAATCAAGTGGTGGCTTCCGTGCCGTGGCACATCAGTGACCGTGGCGTTGCCAAATTTATTGCTACGCAACGAGATTGGATCGATGCACAACTGGCAAAGGTGCCCAAAGTCTCTACGCTGAGTGATTGGCTTGAACGGCACCCACAGATGAGCGCCAGTGGTGATGTTTTTCAAATCCGGATTGAGTCGAGCACGCGCGCAAAAGCTGATTATTGCTTCGATGGTGGAGCTTCGGTGCTGGTTTTGAGACTACCTGTGGCCGAAGAGTGCGCATTGCTTGCTTTAACACGCCGCTTTGCCAAAGATGCGCTTGTTTGTCGCGTAGCGTACCAGGCTAAACGCTTGGATCTCGAATATAGTGGGCTGTCAGTGCGTGATCAATCGAGTCGTTGGGGGTCTTGTTCCAGCCGTCGTGGCATTTCACTCAATTGGCGGCTTGTACTGCTGCGCCCGGAACTGCAGGACTATGTGATATTGCATGAACTCGCACATCTGAGTGAAATGAATCATGGTCCACGCTTCTGGGCTTTATTGGACAGTTACGATCCACAGCGAGTCACCCATGAGGCTGCTCTGGATGCGATCGGCTCGGAGCTCATGAGGGTGGGGCGCTGTTGCAAGTGA
- a CDS encoding ATP-binding protein, with the protein MSKRTRSIARMVYLYAALPIMAVVIVIVGWMVSVRFTDYVEERALLMEQLNTMVSNVEFNPIEHIDEIEFMREERSKTHQQEFFRSMALAFAILLFGVAVPFMATRYFVQRLQANLDLLNDRLDSIGTGASALMPQTFDFEEFDRLSETLRKITRNHGETEQRWKHAEKELISANLDLIEQANELKKGRKVALSMMEDADSARDELELVNQRLNQVLEQAKQSAHEADSANRAKSDFLATMSHEIRTPLNGIIGFVEMLSDTELDEEQEDYLATVKTSSEALMSLINDVLDFSKVESGNLNLEARDFSLLPVIRELSSMFFTQATEKGLSLNINVDEDVPRKIRGDETRLRQILTNLLSNAIKFTEKGEVSLSICTHYIDFESNQVDLEFEVRDTGIGMTREQLGQLFRPFSQGDSSTTRKYGGTGLGLAICKRLSEAMGGKAWATSLPGEGSCFFSRVRFEIVSLKDSRPPIPIPAKAKKMPNLDKTKQSLVAEQLPLKIAVAEDNLANQRVIMIMLRRLGWAADFAANGEELLELVRKQDYDLIFMDLQMPLMDGLEATRQLRQGAAGETAKDVKIVALTANALAGDEARCLENGMDAYLSKPLRLNLLKQTILRLYEKQEV; encoded by the coding sequence TTGAGTAAACGCACACGCAGCATCGCACGTATGGTCTATCTCTATGCCGCACTGCCGATCATGGCGGTCGTCATAGTGATTGTTGGCTGGATGGTTTCCGTCCGTTTTACTGATTATGTTGAAGAGCGGGCTCTATTGATGGAACAGCTCAATACCATGGTCTCAAATGTTGAATTTAATCCAATCGAGCACATCGACGAGATTGAGTTTATGCGGGAAGAAAGAAGTAAAACGCATCAGCAAGAGTTCTTCCGCAGTATGGCGCTGGCCTTTGCGATATTGTTATTTGGAGTTGCTGTGCCATTTATGGCTACACGTTATTTTGTACAACGCTTACAGGCTAACCTTGATTTGCTAAATGATCGTTTGGATAGCATTGGCACTGGAGCTTCGGCGCTGATGCCGCAAACTTTCGACTTCGAAGAGTTCGACCGCCTCTCGGAAACACTTCGTAAAATTACACGTAATCATGGCGAGACGGAACAACGTTGGAAACATGCTGAAAAAGAACTGATCTCCGCTAATTTAGATTTGATCGAGCAGGCTAATGAACTGAAGAAGGGGCGTAAAGTCGCGCTCAGTATGATGGAGGATGCGGACAGCGCCAGAGATGAACTGGAACTCGTTAATCAGCGCTTGAATCAAGTGTTGGAGCAAGCGAAACAATCCGCCCATGAAGCAGATAGTGCCAACCGTGCTAAGAGTGATTTTCTGGCTACCATGAGTCATGAGATTCGCACACCTCTCAATGGGATCATCGGTTTCGTTGAAATGCTTAGCGATACCGAACTCGATGAAGAACAAGAGGACTATCTGGCCACCGTTAAGACGAGTAGTGAGGCTCTGATGTCTTTGATCAATGATGTGCTCGACTTCTCCAAAGTCGAATCGGGCAATCTAAACTTAGAAGCACGGGATTTTTCACTCCTACCAGTGATTCGGGAATTGAGTTCGATGTTTTTCACCCAAGCTACAGAGAAGGGCTTGAGCCTGAATATCAATGTGGACGAAGATGTTCCGCGTAAGATTCGAGGCGATGAAACACGCTTACGTCAAATTTTAACCAACCTGCTTTCTAACGCAATCAAGTTTACGGAGAAGGGTGAGGTCTCGCTCAGCATCTGCACGCACTATATCGATTTTGAGAGTAATCAGGTCGACCTTGAATTTGAGGTCAGGGACACTGGCATCGGAATGACCCGTGAGCAACTTGGCCAACTCTTTAGACCATTTTCGCAAGGAGATAGCTCGACCACTCGTAAATACGGAGGAACCGGGCTCGGCCTAGCCATTTGTAAACGTCTGAGTGAGGCGATGGGAGGTAAAGCATGGGCTACCAGTCTGCCTGGCGAGGGCTCTTGTTTTTTTAGTCGTGTGCGATTCGAAATCGTCTCCTTGAAGGACTCGCGGCCACCAATTCCGATACCAGCCAAAGCTAAAAAAATGCCAAATTTAGATAAGACAAAGCAATCTTTAGTGGCCGAGCAATTGCCACTAAAGATTGCAGTCGCGGAAGATAACTTAGCTAACCAACGAGTGATTATGATCATGCTGCGTCGTTTGGGATGGGCTGCTGATTTTGCGGCGAATGGTGAAGAATTATTAGAATTAGTGCGTAAGCAAGATTATGATCTAATCTTTATGGATCTACAAATGCCTTTGATGGACGGTCTTGAAGCAACGCGTCAACTCCGCCAGGGGGCCGCTGGTGAAACTGCCAAAGATGTCAAGATTGTGGCATTGACGGCTAATGCGCTTGCTGGAGACGAGGCCCGTTGCCTGGAAAATGGTATGGACGCCTATCTTAGCAAACCACTGCGACTAAACCTATTGAAGCAAACTATTTTGCGTCTATACGAAAAGCAGGAGGTGTAG
- a CDS encoding tRNA dihydrouridine synthase, translating to MSPLPAPLIAGQPWTALAPMQDVTTLPFMRLLGKYGAPDLLFTEYFRVHGHSTLEQHIVDAVCQHNTGRPVFAQLIGESLPDLRRTVEAIESAQLPVAGIDLNMGCPAPKVYKKNVGGGLLREPSKVDEVLNCLRGAIKGRFTVKMRIGFDSDQHFERILDLIEKHKVDLLSLHARTVKEAYRSEVHYEYIKRAVERLACPVLANGNVTSVAKGQWVLDHTGSAGLMIGRSCIRNPWIFRQHREHFAGQPIFQPTLGDVRAYIEDLIVATSRPNVDGQYHINHMKKFLNFVGLGVDTDGQFLHDMRRARSKSELDAICDQHLINEGRADLPFPDEPIKGLVARPNCETSRGCSL from the coding sequence ATGAGTCCACTCCCTGCACCTCTGATTGCTGGTCAACCATGGACGGCTCTAGCCCCCATGCAGGATGTGACCACCCTGCCCTTTATGCGTCTATTGGGCAAGTATGGCGCTCCGGACCTGCTTTTTACGGAGTATTTTCGCGTGCATGGCCACTCAACACTGGAACAACACATCGTCGACGCGGTGTGCCAGCATAATACCGGTCGTCCAGTCTTCGCCCAACTTATTGGAGAAAGTTTACCAGACCTAAGACGTACGGTCGAAGCAATCGAATCTGCTCAGCTTCCAGTCGCCGGTATCGACCTGAATATGGGCTGCCCCGCGCCCAAAGTTTACAAGAAAAACGTGGGCGGTGGGCTCTTACGCGAGCCCTCAAAAGTGGACGAAGTGCTCAACTGCCTGCGCGGAGCCATCAAAGGGCGTTTCACCGTAAAAATGCGGATCGGCTTCGACAGTGACCAGCATTTTGAACGCATCCTCGATCTGATCGAAAAGCATAAAGTAGATCTACTGAGTCTACACGCGCGCACAGTGAAAGAGGCTTATCGCAGTGAAGTGCACTACGAATATATCAAACGGGCAGTCGAGCGGCTCGCCTGCCCGGTGCTGGCCAATGGCAACGTCACCTCTGTGGCTAAAGGGCAATGGGTGCTCGACCACACAGGCAGCGCAGGACTGATGATCGGCCGCTCGTGCATCCGCAATCCTTGGATCTTCCGCCAGCACCGCGAGCACTTTGCGGGACAGCCTATCTTTCAACCGACACTGGGCGATGTACGTGCATATATTGAAGACCTGATCGTAGCGACAAGTCGCCCGAATGTGGACGGGCAATACCACATCAACCACATGAAGAAATTTCTGAACTTCGTCGGACTCGGAGTCGACACAGACGGCCAGTTCTTGCACGACATGCGCCGCGCACGAAGTAAATCTGAATTAGACGCGATTTGCGATCAGCATTTGATCAATGAGGGCCGCGCCGACCTACCTTTCCCAGATGAACCGATTAAAGGACTGGTCGCTCGCCCAAACTGCGAAACCTCGCGTGGCTGCTCGCTGTAA
- a CDS encoding bifunctional nuclease family protein produces the protein MDKQVVPVLVKGVMPTSSGCAIFLGNDEKTFVIYVDQGIGEAIQRAIDGVQAERPLTHDLMLTMLDGLGAEVERVVINHADQGTFYARLILSMENELGHKIIELDARPSDSMVIALASGKPIYVAQTVIDSVDDMTEILAKILDQGS, from the coding sequence ATGGATAAACAAGTCGTCCCAGTTCTCGTTAAAGGGGTGATGCCGACCTCCAGCGGTTGTGCCATCTTCCTTGGTAACGATGAAAAAACCTTCGTCATCTATGTCGATCAAGGCATCGGCGAAGCCATTCAACGTGCGATCGATGGGGTTCAAGCCGAACGCCCGCTAACGCACGACCTCATGCTAACAATGCTGGATGGCCTCGGAGCTGAAGTGGAGCGCGTGGTGATCAACCATGCGGACCAGGGCACATTCTATGCGCGCCTGATCCTCTCGATGGAAAACGAACTCGGCCACAAGATTATCGAATTGGACGCCCGACCCAGTGATTCCATGGTCATCGCCCTCGCCTCCGGAAAACCGATCTATGTCGCTCAAACTGTCATCGATTCTGTTGATGACATGACTGAAATCTTAGCAAAAATTCTGGACCAAGGCTCCTAG
- the ffh gene encoding signal recognition particle protein encodes MLENLTDKLGSALRNLRGVGKLSEENMAEALKEVRQALLSADVHFKVAREFVATVKEQCVGQEVLKSVTPGQQVIKIIHDELVKLLGEGATELEDKKPLRIMMVGLHGSGKTTSSGKLARYMAKKRDYRPALVACDVYRPAAIDQLEMLAKNEGCTFYGDREEKDVVQIGKRGLQAAKEADANLIIFDTAGRLQIDENLIEEIKRLKAEVQPDEILLVADAALGQEAVNVAKHFHEAVGCTGIILTKLDGDARGGAALSMKSISNVPIKFMGTGEKSDEFDLFHPDRMASRILGMGDVVSLVEKAQETIDQDEAERMAEKMRKADFNLEDFLSQMQQVKKMGSLGSLVGMMPGMSGVEIGDEEEKKMARTEAIILSMTVQERRQPRLLRGSRLKRIANGSGVQVRDVNALLKQFTQMQKMMKMMRGGKGRKMMKAMKAQMGNDSSGLPTNLPGM; translated from the coding sequence ATGTTAGAAAATTTAACAGATAAACTAGGCAGTGCACTTCGTAATTTACGGGGTGTCGGCAAACTGAGCGAAGAGAATATGGCCGAAGCGCTCAAAGAGGTGCGCCAAGCGCTGCTCTCTGCGGATGTACACTTTAAAGTAGCGCGCGAATTTGTCGCCACGGTAAAAGAGCAGTGTGTGGGGCAAGAAGTGCTCAAATCAGTCACGCCCGGCCAACAGGTGATTAAGATCATTCACGACGAACTGGTCAAACTGCTCGGGGAAGGCGCCACAGAACTCGAAGATAAAAAGCCTCTGCGCATTATGATGGTGGGCTTGCATGGCTCGGGTAAAACCACCAGCAGTGGCAAACTGGCACGCTACATGGCCAAGAAGCGTGATTATCGTCCGGCTTTGGTCGCCTGTGATGTGTATCGTCCAGCGGCAATCGACCAACTCGAAATGCTGGCCAAGAACGAAGGCTGCACCTTTTACGGTGACCGCGAAGAGAAAGACGTAGTCCAGATCGGCAAGCGCGGCTTACAAGCAGCCAAGGAAGCCGACGCAAATCTCATTATTTTTGACACCGCTGGTCGGCTACAAATCGACGAAAACTTGATCGAAGAGATCAAGCGCTTGAAGGCTGAAGTGCAACCGGATGAAATTCTGTTGGTCGCTGACGCGGCGCTGGGCCAGGAGGCGGTCAATGTCGCCAAGCATTTCCACGAGGCAGTGGGATGCACGGGAATCATTCTGACCAAGCTCGACGGCGACGCCCGTGGCGGTGCAGCGCTTTCGATGAAGTCGATCTCTAATGTGCCGATCAAGTTTATGGGCACGGGGGAAAAGTCAGACGAGTTTGACCTGTTTCACCCCGACCGCATGGCCTCCCGTATTCTTGGTATGGGCGATGTGGTATCGCTGGTGGAAAAAGCACAGGAAACGATCGATCAGGATGAAGCGGAACGCATGGCCGAAAAGATGCGTAAGGCGGATTTTAATCTCGAAGACTTTTTATCCCAGATGCAGCAGGTCAAAAAAATGGGCTCTCTGGGCTCTCTGGTGGGCATGATGCCCGGTATGAGTGGTGTCGAAATCGGAGATGAGGAGGAAAAGAAGATGGCACGCACAGAAGCGATCATTCTCTCGATGACCGTGCAGGAGCGCCGCCAACCTCGCCTACTTCGCGGCAGCCGCCTAAAACGCATCGCCAACGGCTCGGGCGTGCAAGTGCGTGATGTCAACGCGCTGCTCAAACAATTTACTCAAATGCAAAAGATGATGAAGATGATGCGTGGGGGTAAAGGTCGAAAAATGATGAAGGCGATGAAGGCGCAAATGGGCAACGATTCAAGCGGCCTGCCCACCAACCTACCGGGAATGTAA